One Bosea sp. 124 genomic window, GCACCAGGCTGCGGACGCGGGCAAACAGCGCGGTATCGTCGAGCGGCTTGGTCAGGAAATCATCAGCGCCGGCGTCGAGCCCCTTCAGCCGGTCGCCGGGCTGATCAAGCGCAGTGACCATCACGACCGGGATATGCGCGGTCGTCGCCTCGCTCTTGAGGCGGCGGCAGACATCGAACCCGTTCATGCCCGGCATCATCACGTCGAGCAGGACGATGTCAGCCTCGCCACGCTCGCAGATCGCGAGGGCATCGGGCCCGTTGAGCGCGGTCACGACGTCGAAATATTCCGCCGAAAGCTTCGCTTCCAGCAGCTTCACATTGGTGACGATGTCGTCGACGACGAGGACGCGCGCGGACATGGCTGCTCTCAGGGCTCAGGCTGTGCCGGCATAGGCACGGACGGTCTCCAGGAACTTCGCGACCGAGATCGGCTTCGACAGATAGGCCTCGCAGCCACCCTCCCGGATCCGCTCTTCGTCGCCCTTCATCGCGAATGCCGTGACCGCGATGACGGGGATCGATTTCAGCGTATCGTCTTCCTTGATCCATTTCGTGACCTCGAGCCCCGAGACCTCCGGAAGCTGGATGTCCATCAGAATCAGGTCGGGGTGATGCGCGCGGGCCAGCTCGATCGCCTCGATGCCGTCGGCTGTCTTCAGCGTGGCATAGCCATGCGCCTCGAGAAGGTCGTTGAAGAGCTTCATATTGAGCT contains:
- a CDS encoding response regulator is translated as MMKTVLIVEDNELNMKLFNDLLEAHGYATLKTADGIEAIELARAHHPDLILMDIQLPEVSGLEVTKWIKEDDTLKSIPVIAVTAFAMKGDEERIREGGCEAYLSKPISVAKFLETVRAYAGTA